GTCCATCCCCCGCTTGCGCTCGGCGTCGCCGAAGCCGGCGCTGAGCACGCGGGTGAGCGCGTCCTCGACGTCCTCGTCGAGTTCGGTGATGCGATCGGACTCGACCTCGATGACGAACCCCGTCGTGATGTTCGGCGACGTCGGGAGAAAGAGCACCTCGCGGCCGTCGTCGGTCGTCTTGCCGGTCTTGAACGCCGTCATCCGCAGCCCGTTCCACGTCTCGAGCTTGACCGGCTTCTGGAGCGACTCCTGCTCGCCGAAGGCCGTCTCGGCGGCCATCTTCGAGGCGTTGTAGACGACCCGGAGCCCGGGGACGCGGTTCGCGACGTCGTCGACGATCCGCTCGACGAGGCCGCCGATGGTCGTCCGCATCAGGTAGCCCACCGAGAGCGTGAGGATGATAAAGACCGTCAGCGTGACGAGCACCCGGAGGAACTGGGCGAGTTGCTCGCGGGTCTCGACGGCCTGTCCGGTGTTGCCGGGTACGAGCTGTTTGAGCACGTTCGCGTCGAGGATCAACTCGGGCGTGACCCCGGCGATGATGCCGTAGAGCCAGTAGATGATGTAGAGGGTCACGAGGATCGGCCCGAGGACGATGAGCCCGCTCGCGAAGTCCCGCTTCCACGAGGTCATGTGGAGAGACTCACACCACGGGATTATGAGCCCTTCCCTTCACCGGCCCAGAACCGCTCGCGCGGCGAACAGGAGGTTCTCCTTGCGTTCCATCACCCGGCGGTAGAAGTACGACATCCAGCGGCCCCCGTAGGGGACGTACTGCCAGACCTCGTACTCGCGTGCGAGGTCGGTCTGGGCGTCCTCGCGCACGCCCATCAGCATCTGGACCTCGAAGTCGGTGCCGTGTTCCTCGTGTAACGCGACGGCGTGGTCGATCATCGCCGGGTCGTGGCTCCCGACGGCGATTCCCCCGTCGTAGTGCTCGAAGGCGTATTCGAGCAGGTCGCGGTACTCCCGGTCGACCCGCGCCCTGTCCGTGTAGGCGACGTCGCTCGGCTCGTCGTAGGCGCCCTTGACGAACCGGACCTTCCCCGGCACGTCCGCCAGCCGCTCGACGTCCTCGCGGGTGCGTCTGAGGTTCGCCTGCACGCAGACGCCGACGCCGCCGTCGTGTTCGCGGGCGAGGTCCTCGAAGGCGTCCAGCGTCGCGTCGGTCGTCGTGTGGTCCTCCATGTCGATCCAGACGAAGACGCCGCGCTCGGCCGCGCGGTCGACGATGCCGTCGAGCAGGTCCCGGAAGACGTCCTCGCCGAGGTCCAGACCGACCTGAGAGGGTTTGACCGAGACGCACGCCTCGAGGTCCGAGTCCGCGACGTCGTCGACGAGCGCCCGATACTCCGCGGCGTCGGCCGCCGCGGGCGGGCGTTCGTCGTAGTGTTCGCCGAGCAGATTGATGATCGCCTTGACGTTCCGCTCGTTCAGGCCCCGCACGTGGTCCAGTGCCTCCGCGGGCTCCTCGCCGGCGACGAACCGACTCGCGATCGGTGGGATCATACTGACACGTAGGGTCGCCGTTATAAGGTAGTTCATGATTTCGATCGAGCGGACCGGCCCGCCGCAAACCACCCTCGTTAAGACACGCCGGTTCGTCCCGCCGGACATGGCAGTGTTCGAGACGGTCGCGGTCGCGTTCTGGGCGATGTTGCCCGCCTACGTGCCGAACAACGCGGCGGTGCTCGCCGGCGGCGGCCGCCCCATCGACGGCGGCCGCGAGTGGAACGGCAGGCGGATCCTCGGCGACGGGAAGACCTGGCGCGGGACGGCCGTCGGCACCCTCGCCGGCGCCGTCCTCGCGCTCGTCCTGAACGCCGTCGGCGGGGACGTCGGCGCCGCACTCGGCGTCTCGCTGCCCGAGTTCCCCGTCCCGGTCGTCCTCGCGCTCCCGTTCGGCGCGATGCTCGGGGACATCCTCGCGTCCTTCCTCAAGCGCCGGACCGGGCGCGAGCGCGGCGCCGCCTTCCCCGGCGTCGACCAGCTCGACTTCGTCGTCGTCTCGCTCGCGCTCGCGGCCGCCGTCGCCCCCGGCTGGTTCCGCGAGGTGTTCCTCTGGGACGTCCTGTTCGTGGTGCTCGTCATCACGCCGATTCTGCACGTGGCGACGAACGCCATCGCGTACACGCTCGGGCTGAAAGACGAGCCCTGGTGAGAGCGGTCGACGCGAGGCCGCGCGCTACTCCGTCTCCTCCGCGGACGGTACGTCGCTCGCCGCCCACCGCAGTTCGATGCTGGCGGTGTCGGTCGCAAGCGGGAGTCGCGACGCGGTCACCTCCGACAGGACCTGCTCGGGCGGCGACAGCCGGACGGGCTCGCCGTCGACGACGACCGTCACCTCGCTTGCCGTCGGCAGGCGGGCCTCGAGTCGGTCGATCGACTCGACGACGGCGTCGCTTCCGCCGTCCGCCGCGGACGGGCCGTCGCCGTCCTCGACCGGGACGCCGCCGAACACCGGGCGGACGGACACGTCGTCGCTCCGGTTCGAGAGCACGGCGTTGATCGCCGCGCCGACGAGGACGACGAGACCGCAGAAGTACAGCCACGTCACGACCACGAGAACGTTCCCCAGCGTCCCCCCACCGCCACCGCCGTACTCGAGGTAGAGCTGGAACAGCGACTCGAACGAGACGAGACCGACGGCGGCAAAGCCCACGCCCGGCATCACCTCCGGAACTGACACGTCGGGCTCGTCGGGGAAGAGGTAGTACATCGGCGACAGCGCCAGCCCGACGCCGAGGACGAGCAGCAGCCGCTGACCGAACCAGCCGGCGCCGACTCCGACGTCGACCGACAACGTCGACTCGAGTGCGACGGTCACGAGGAGCACCACCGCGACGGAGACCAGCACGACGAATCCGTCCGCGAGCTGGTCCGCGAACGTGTTCTCGCTCGGCGTCTCGTAGATGTCCGAGAAGGCGGTGTCGAGGCTCCGGAAGATGCGAAGCGCCCCCCACAGGAGGACGACCGCCCCGAGTATCGACACCCCTCTGGACGTGTTCTGGAGTTCGGCGACGAGGACGTCTCCCGCGCCGGGCGTGATCGTCGCGCTGACGATCTGCAAGAACGCGTCCTCCAGTCGCCGGTCGCCCGTGGCCGATATCACGGCCATCACCAGCAACAGCAGCGGCAACAGCGAGACGAACGCGTGGTACGCGAGGCTGCCCGCCATGAACGTGACGCGTTCTGTCCGAAGCTCGTGAACGATAGCGCGAAGGAGCGTCGTCGCACGTACCCTACGTGATCGCATTGGTTCATGGAACAAAAAGCACGTACGAAAAGCCTATCGGGATCGGTCGCCGATCGTTCGGCTCGTCTGTCACGTGTGGGCGGTCCCGGACCGCGTCGGCCCGTCGGCGCGTCCGTTCCACACCGCTTATCCCGGTCCGGTGCGCCTCTCCCGTCGATGACCAACCAGGAACTCATCGACGCGCTCCGGGCGGCCGACGCCGTCCGCTTCGGCGAGTTCGAACTCTCCCACGGCGGCACCAGCGAGTACTACGTCGACAAGTACCTCTTCGAGACCGACCCGCGGTGTCTGGAACTGATCGCCGACGCCTTCGCCGAGCGCATAGACGACGACGCGAAACTCGCGGGGGTCGCGCTGGGTGCGGTCCCCCTCGCCGCGGCGACCAGCGTCGCCGCGGGCGTCCCGTACGTCGTCGCGCGCAAGCAGCGCAAGGAGTACGGCACCGGGAACCTGATCGAGGGACGGCTGGCGGAGGGAGAGGAGGTCGTCGTCCTCGAAGACATCGTCACGACGGGGACGAGCCTCGTCGACGCCGTGGAGGCGCTGCGCGAGGCGGGCGCGACCGTCGAGCGCGCGCTGGTCGTCGTCGACCGCCAAGAGGGCGGCCGCGAGACCGTCGAGGAGGCCGGCGTCGAGATGGAGGCGCTGGTGACCGCCGAGGAACTGCTGGCGGGCCGGGACTAGCTCACTGCCCGTAGGACTCGAACTGCTCGATCACCGTCTCGAGTTCGTCGTCCGAGAGCGTCTCCGGTTCGAGACCGGCCGCGCGCGTTTCGAGGTACAGGCGCGCGAGGCTCTCGACGTGGACCGTATTTTCGAGGGCGGTGTCGAGGTCCCGCGCGGTGACGACCAGCCCGTGGTTCTCGATGAACGAGGCGGTCGCGTCCGCCTCCGCCATCGCAGTCACGATGTTCGCCGCGAGTTCGTCGGTCCCGTAGGGGGCGTACTCGGCGACCGGGACCCGCTTGCCGACGGCGACGATCATGTAGTGGATCGGCGGCAGCGGTTCGTGGGCGACCGCCAGCGCCGTCGACCACGGCGAGTGGGTGTGGACGATCGCGCCGACGTCCTCGCGGCGGTAGATCGCCGAGTGCATCGGCACCTCGCTGCTCGGGGCCATCCGGCCGTCGCGGCGCTCGCCGTCGACGCCGACGACGGGGACGTCCGCGGCGTCGAACGCGTCGTAGGGGACGCCGGTGGGGGTG
The Salinilacihabitans rarus DNA segment above includes these coding regions:
- a CDS encoding class II aldolase/adducin family protein, encoding MILEDERRAVVDRAAELAALTPGRTGNLSVRDGTDGDAFAITPTGVPYDAFDAADVPVVGVDGERRDGRMAPSSEVPMHSAIYRREDVGAIVHTHSPWSTALAVAHEPLPPIHYMIVAVGKRVPVAEYAPYGTDELAANIVTAMAEADATASFIENHGLVVTARDLDTALENTVHVESLARLYLETRAAGLEPETLSDDELETVIEQFESYGQ
- the pyrE gene encoding orotate phosphoribosyltransferase, with protein sequence MTNQELIDALRAADAVRFGEFELSHGGTSEYYVDKYLFETDPRCLELIADAFAERIDDDAKLAGVALGAVPLAAATSVAAGVPYVVARKQRKEYGTGNLIEGRLAEGEEVVVLEDIVTTGTSLVDAVEALREAGATVERALVVVDRQEGGRETVEEAGVEMEALVTAEELLAGRD
- a CDS encoding YihY/virulence factor BrkB family protein — protein: MRSRRVRATTLLRAIVHELRTERVTFMAGSLAYHAFVSLLPLLLLVMAVISATGDRRLEDAFLQIVSATITPGAGDVLVAELQNTSRGVSILGAVVLLWGALRIFRSLDTAFSDIYETPSENTFADQLADGFVVLVSVAVVLLVTVALESTLSVDVGVGAGWFGQRLLLVLGVGLALSPMYYLFPDEPDVSVPEVMPGVGFAAVGLVSFESLFQLYLEYGGGGGGTLGNVLVVVTWLYFCGLVVLVGAAINAVLSNRSDDVSVRPVFGGVPVEDGDGPSAADGGSDAVVESIDRLEARLPTASEVTVVVDGEPVRLSPPEQVLSEVTASRLPLATDTASIELRWAASDVPSAEETE
- a CDS encoding DUF502 domain-containing protein, with product MTSWKRDFASGLIVLGPILVTLYIIYWLYGIIAGVTPELILDANVLKQLVPGNTGQAVETREQLAQFLRVLVTLTVFIILTLSVGYLMRTTIGGLVERIVDDVANRVPGLRVVYNASKMAAETAFGEQESLQKPVKLETWNGLRMTAFKTGKTTDDGREVLFLPTSPNITTGFVIEVESDRITELDEDVEDALTRVLSAGFGDAERKRGMDAGIPIDVVDERSADDD
- a CDS encoding proline dehydrogenase family protein, with the translated sequence MIPPIASRFVAGEEPAEALDHVRGLNERNVKAIINLLGEHYDERPPAAADAAEYRALVDDVADSDLEACVSVKPSQVGLDLGEDVFRDLLDGIVDRAAERGVFVWIDMEDHTTTDATLDAFEDLAREHDGGVGVCVQANLRRTREDVERLADVPGKVRFVKGAYDEPSDVAYTDRARVDREYRDLLEYAFEHYDGGIAVGSHDPAMIDHAVALHEEHGTDFEVQMLMGVREDAQTDLAREYEVWQYVPYGGRWMSYFYRRVMERKENLLFAARAVLGR
- a CDS encoding CDP-2,3-bis-(O-geranylgeranyl)-sn-glycerol synthase, with product MAVFETVAVAFWAMLPAYVPNNAAVLAGGGRPIDGGREWNGRRILGDGKTWRGTAVGTLAGAVLALVLNAVGGDVGAALGVSLPEFPVPVVLALPFGAMLGDILASFLKRRTGRERGAAFPGVDQLDFVVVSLALAAAVAPGWFREVFLWDVLFVVLVITPILHVATNAIAYTLGLKDEPW